The following coding sequences are from one Arachis hypogaea cultivar Tifrunner chromosome 7, arahy.Tifrunner.gnm2.J5K5, whole genome shotgun sequence window:
- the LOC112703526 gene encoding alpha,alpha-trehalose-phosphate synthase [UDP-forming] 1 isoform X1 has translation MVGFQSSEHMPGSKCNGNSNNFPGRVERLVRGRELRKNNIYNANGVAEYFERDLRLGEENNYCVERSLEGVAASKSLCERDDGKPFRQRLLVVANRLPVSAVRRGEDSWSLEISAGGLVSALLGVKEFEARWIGWAGVNVPDEIGQKALTKALAEKRCIPVFLDEEIVHQYYNGYCNNILWPLFHYLGLPQEDRLATTRSFQSQFTAYQKANQMFADVVNEHYEEGDVVWCHDYHLMFLPQCLKKYNSNMKVGWFLHTPFPSSEIHRTLPSRSELLHAVLAADLVGFHTYDYARHFVSACTRILGLEGTPEGVEYQGKLTRVAAFPIGIDSHRFKRALELPEVQKHIKDLEERFKHRKVMLGVDRLDMIKGIPQKILAFEKFLEENPDWREKVVLLQIAVPTRTDVPEYQKLTSQVHEIVGRINGRFGSLTAVPIHHLDRSLDFYALCALYAVTDVALVTSLRDGMNLVSYEFVACQAKKKGVLILSEFAGAAQSLGAGAILVNPWNITEVAAAIDKALNMEPVERKNRHEHNFEHVTQHTAQEWAETFVSELNDTVVEAQLRTKQAPPRLPTKTAIERYLQSSNRLLILGFNGTLTEPVEKRGDQFKEMELTVHPELKQPLKELCSDPKTTIVVLSGSGRAVLDENFKEYDLWLAAENGMFLNPSKGEWMTTMPEQLNMEWVDSLKHVFLYFRERTPRSRIEEREASLVWNYKHADVEFGRVQARDMLQHLWTGPISNASVEVVQGSRSVEVRAAGVTKGAAIDRILGEIVHSKSMTTPIDYVLCIGHFLAKQDEDIYAFFEPELPSSGAAHSRSKVTDGIKFPGEKPSLKIPPNKNGTKSSQNKAQRPAPNSEKKPTNHVCRAPRRPAPEKISWNVLDLKKENYFSCAVGRTQTNARYTLGSSDDVVAFLKELAGASSNSLFQST, from the exons ATGGTTGGATTCCAGAGTAGTGAACACATGCCTGGGAGCAAGTGTAACGGTAATTCTAATAATTTTCCAGGTCGAGTTGAACGACTCGTCAGAGGAAGAGagctaagaaaaaataatatttataatgcTAATGGCGTTGCTGAATATTTTGAGCGTGACCTGCGCTTGGGAGAAGAAAATAATTACTGTGTTGAACGTTCCCTAGAAGGGGTAGCAGCATCAAAGTCTCTTTGTGAAAGGGATGATGGGAAACCTTTCAGGCAACGGCTTTTGGTTGTTGCCAACAGGCTGCCAGTCTCAGCTGTTAGGAGAGGTGAGGATTCATGGTCTTTGGAGATAAGTGCCGGTGGCCTTGTTAGCGCTCTCTTAG GTGTGAAGGAATTTGAGGCAAGGTGGATAGGTTGGGCTGGAGTCAACGTGCCTGATGAGATTGGACAGAAGGCACTTACTAAAGCTTTGGCTGAAAAA AGATGTATCCCAGTGTTTCTTGATGAAGAGATTGTTCATCAATATTATAATGGCTATTGCAATAACATCTTGTGGCCCCTTTTTCATTACCTTGGACTTCCACAAGAAGACCGTCTTGCCACCACGCGTAGTTTCCAGTCTCAGTTTACAGCATATCAGAAAGCAAATCAAATGTTTGCTGATGTTGTTAATGAGCACTATGAAGAGGGTGATGTTGTTTGGTGCCATGACTACCATCTTATGTTTCTTCCACAATGCTTAAAGAAATATAATAGCAACATGAAAGTTGGCTGGTTTCTACACACCCCGTTTCCATCTTCTGAAATTCACAGGACTCTGCCATCTCGATCGGAGCTCTTGCATGCAGTTCTTGCAGCTGACCTAGTTGG CTTTCACACCTATGATTATGCACGGCATTTCGTTAGTGCATGTACACGCATCCTTGGACTTGAGGGCACTCCTGAAGGGGTTGAGTATCAAGGGAAGCTGACTCGAGTTGCTGCA TTCCCAATTGGTATAGACTCTCACCGATTTAAACGAGCACTTGAACTTCCTGAAGTCCAGAAGCACATCAAAGACTTAGAAGAAAGATTTAAACACAGAAAG GTAATGTTAGGTGTTGATCGCCTTGATATGATCAAAGGAATCCCTCAAAAAATTCTggcatttgaaaaatttttagaagagaATCCTGATTGGCGAGAAAAAGTTGTTCTGCTTCAAATTGCTGTCCCAACAAGAACAGATGTTCCTGAGT ATCAAAAGCTTACAAGCCAGGTTCATGAAATTGTTGGTCGCATCAATGGAAGATTCGGATCATTGACTGCTGTTCCTATACATCACCTG GATCGATCTCTTGACTTCTATGCATTATGTGCTTTGTATGCTGTTACAG ATGTTGCACTTGTCACATCATTGAGGGATGGAATGAATCTTGTCAGTTATGAATTTGTCGCTTGCCAAGCTAAAAAAAAAGGAGTTCTCATTCTTAGCGAA TTTGCTGGTGCTGCGCAGTCTCTTGGTGCTGGGGCAATTCTGGTCAACCCCTGGAACATCACAGAAGTTGCCGCTGCAATTGACAAGGCTTTAAATATGGAACCAGTGGAAAGAAAGAACAGACACGAACATAACTTTGAGCATGTAACACAGCACACTGCTCAGGAATGGGCAGAAACTTTTGTCAG TGAATTGAATGATACTGTTGTTGAGGCACAGCTAAGGACAAAACAAGCTCCACCCCGACTCCCAACCAAGACTGCAATCGAACGTTATCTGCAGTCAAGTAACCGATTGCTCATTTTG GGGTTTAATGGAACTTTAACTGAACCTGTTGAGAAAAGAGGTGACCAGTTTAAAGAAATGGAGCTCACTGTTCATCCAGAACTGAAACAACCCTTGAAAGAACTTTGCAGTGACCCAAAGACCACAATTGTTGTGCTAAGTGGAAGTGGTCGAGCAGTTCTAGATGAA AACTTCAAAGAGTATGACTTGTGGCTGGCAGCAGAGAATGGGATGTTTCTAAACCCTTCAAAGGGAGAATGGATGACAACAATGCCAGAACAGCTGAATATGGAATGGGTTGACAGTTTGAAG CATGTTTTTTTGTACTTCAGGGAGAGAACACCGCGGTCGCGTATCGAAGAAAGGGAAGCTTCACTTGTATGGAATTACAAACATGCAG ATGTTGAGTTTGGAAGAGTTCAAGCAAGGGACATGCTGCAGCATCTTTGGACAGGCCCAATTTCTAATGCGTCAGTTGAAGTTGTTCAAGGTAGCAGATCCGTTGAGGTGCGAGCTGCTGGAGTTACAAAG GGAGCAGCTATTGACCGCATCCTGGGTGAGATAGTCCACAGCAAATCCATGACAACACCGATTGATTATGTCCTCTGTATAGGACATTTTCTTGCAAAG CAGGATGAAGACATATATGCGTTTTTTGAGCCCGAGCTTCCTTCTTCCGGTGCGGCTCATTCACGAAGCAAGGTAACAGATGGAATCAAGTTTCCAGGTGAGAAGCCATCTTTGAAGATCCCTCCTAACAAAAATGGAACAAAGTCATCTCAAAATAAGGCACAACGGCCTGCTCCAAATTCTGAGAAGAAACCAACCAACCATGTCTGCCGTGCACCACGCCGGCCGGCTCCTGAAAAGATCTCTTGGAATGTGCTTGACCTAAAGAAGGAGAATTACTTCTCTTGCGCCGTTGGACGAACGCAAACGAATGCTCGGTATACACTTGGCTCTTCAGATGACGTTGTTGCATTTCTGAAGGAACTAGCTGGTGCTTCTTCAAACTCTCTATTTCAGAGTACCTGA
- the LOC112703526 gene encoding alpha,alpha-trehalose-phosphate synthase [UDP-forming] 1 isoform X2 has translation MVGFQSSEHMPGSKCNGNSNNFPGRVERLVRGRELRKNNIYNANGVAEYFERDLRLGEENNYCVERSLEGVAASKSLCERDDGKPFRQRLLVVANRLPVSAVRRGEDSWSLEISAGGLVSALLGVKEFEARWIGWAGVNVPDEIGQKALTKALAEKRCIPVFLDEEIVHQYYNGYCNNILWPLFHYLGLPQEDRLATTRSFQSQFTAYQKANQMFADVVNEHYEEGDVVWCHDYHLMFLPQCLKKYNSNMKVGWFLHTPFPSSEIHRTLPSRSELLHAVLAADLVGFHTYDYARHFVSACTRILGLEGTPEGVEYQGKLTRVAAFPIGIDSHRFKRALELPEVQKHIKDLEERFKHRKVMLGVDRLDMIKGIPQKILAFEKFLEENPDWREKVVLLQIAVPTRTDVPEYQKLTSQVHEIVGRINGRFGSLTAVPIHHLDRSLDFYALCALYAVTDVALVTSLRDGMNLVSYEFVACQAKKKGVLILSEFAGAAQSLGAGAILVNPWNITEVAAAIDKALNMEPVERKNRHEHNFEHVTQHTAQEWAETFVSELNDTVVEAQLRTKQAPPRLPTKTAIERYLQSSNRLLILGFNGTLTEPVEKRGDQFKEMELTVHPELKQPLKELCSDPKTTIVVLSGSGRAVLDENFKEYDLWLAAENGMFLNPSKGEWMTTMPEQLNMEWVDSLKHVFLYFRERTPRSRIEEREASLVWNYKHADVEFGRVQARDMLQHLWTGPISNASVEVVQGSRSVEVRAAGVTKGAAIDRILGEIVHSKSMTTPIDYVLCIGHFLAKDEDIYAFFEPELPSSGAAHSRSKVTDGIKFPGEKPSLKIPPNKNGTKSSQNKAQRPAPNSEKKPTNHVCRAPRRPAPEKISWNVLDLKKENYFSCAVGRTQTNARYTLGSSDDVVAFLKELAGASSNSLFQST, from the exons ATGGTTGGATTCCAGAGTAGTGAACACATGCCTGGGAGCAAGTGTAACGGTAATTCTAATAATTTTCCAGGTCGAGTTGAACGACTCGTCAGAGGAAGAGagctaagaaaaaataatatttataatgcTAATGGCGTTGCTGAATATTTTGAGCGTGACCTGCGCTTGGGAGAAGAAAATAATTACTGTGTTGAACGTTCCCTAGAAGGGGTAGCAGCATCAAAGTCTCTTTGTGAAAGGGATGATGGGAAACCTTTCAGGCAACGGCTTTTGGTTGTTGCCAACAGGCTGCCAGTCTCAGCTGTTAGGAGAGGTGAGGATTCATGGTCTTTGGAGATAAGTGCCGGTGGCCTTGTTAGCGCTCTCTTAG GTGTGAAGGAATTTGAGGCAAGGTGGATAGGTTGGGCTGGAGTCAACGTGCCTGATGAGATTGGACAGAAGGCACTTACTAAAGCTTTGGCTGAAAAA AGATGTATCCCAGTGTTTCTTGATGAAGAGATTGTTCATCAATATTATAATGGCTATTGCAATAACATCTTGTGGCCCCTTTTTCATTACCTTGGACTTCCACAAGAAGACCGTCTTGCCACCACGCGTAGTTTCCAGTCTCAGTTTACAGCATATCAGAAAGCAAATCAAATGTTTGCTGATGTTGTTAATGAGCACTATGAAGAGGGTGATGTTGTTTGGTGCCATGACTACCATCTTATGTTTCTTCCACAATGCTTAAAGAAATATAATAGCAACATGAAAGTTGGCTGGTTTCTACACACCCCGTTTCCATCTTCTGAAATTCACAGGACTCTGCCATCTCGATCGGAGCTCTTGCATGCAGTTCTTGCAGCTGACCTAGTTGG CTTTCACACCTATGATTATGCACGGCATTTCGTTAGTGCATGTACACGCATCCTTGGACTTGAGGGCACTCCTGAAGGGGTTGAGTATCAAGGGAAGCTGACTCGAGTTGCTGCA TTCCCAATTGGTATAGACTCTCACCGATTTAAACGAGCACTTGAACTTCCTGAAGTCCAGAAGCACATCAAAGACTTAGAAGAAAGATTTAAACACAGAAAG GTAATGTTAGGTGTTGATCGCCTTGATATGATCAAAGGAATCCCTCAAAAAATTCTggcatttgaaaaatttttagaagagaATCCTGATTGGCGAGAAAAAGTTGTTCTGCTTCAAATTGCTGTCCCAACAAGAACAGATGTTCCTGAGT ATCAAAAGCTTACAAGCCAGGTTCATGAAATTGTTGGTCGCATCAATGGAAGATTCGGATCATTGACTGCTGTTCCTATACATCACCTG GATCGATCTCTTGACTTCTATGCATTATGTGCTTTGTATGCTGTTACAG ATGTTGCACTTGTCACATCATTGAGGGATGGAATGAATCTTGTCAGTTATGAATTTGTCGCTTGCCAAGCTAAAAAAAAAGGAGTTCTCATTCTTAGCGAA TTTGCTGGTGCTGCGCAGTCTCTTGGTGCTGGGGCAATTCTGGTCAACCCCTGGAACATCACAGAAGTTGCCGCTGCAATTGACAAGGCTTTAAATATGGAACCAGTGGAAAGAAAGAACAGACACGAACATAACTTTGAGCATGTAACACAGCACACTGCTCAGGAATGGGCAGAAACTTTTGTCAG TGAATTGAATGATACTGTTGTTGAGGCACAGCTAAGGACAAAACAAGCTCCACCCCGACTCCCAACCAAGACTGCAATCGAACGTTATCTGCAGTCAAGTAACCGATTGCTCATTTTG GGGTTTAATGGAACTTTAACTGAACCTGTTGAGAAAAGAGGTGACCAGTTTAAAGAAATGGAGCTCACTGTTCATCCAGAACTGAAACAACCCTTGAAAGAACTTTGCAGTGACCCAAAGACCACAATTGTTGTGCTAAGTGGAAGTGGTCGAGCAGTTCTAGATGAA AACTTCAAAGAGTATGACTTGTGGCTGGCAGCAGAGAATGGGATGTTTCTAAACCCTTCAAAGGGAGAATGGATGACAACAATGCCAGAACAGCTGAATATGGAATGGGTTGACAGTTTGAAG CATGTTTTTTTGTACTTCAGGGAGAGAACACCGCGGTCGCGTATCGAAGAAAGGGAAGCTTCACTTGTATGGAATTACAAACATGCAG ATGTTGAGTTTGGAAGAGTTCAAGCAAGGGACATGCTGCAGCATCTTTGGACAGGCCCAATTTCTAATGCGTCAGTTGAAGTTGTTCAAGGTAGCAGATCCGTTGAGGTGCGAGCTGCTGGAGTTACAAAG GGAGCAGCTATTGACCGCATCCTGGGTGAGATAGTCCACAGCAAATCCATGACAACACCGATTGATTATGTCCTCTGTATAGGACATTTTCTTGCAAAG GATGAAGACATATATGCGTTTTTTGAGCCCGAGCTTCCTTCTTCCGGTGCGGCTCATTCACGAAGCAAGGTAACAGATGGAATCAAGTTTCCAGGTGAGAAGCCATCTTTGAAGATCCCTCCTAACAAAAATGGAACAAAGTCATCTCAAAATAAGGCACAACGGCCTGCTCCAAATTCTGAGAAGAAACCAACCAACCATGTCTGCCGTGCACCACGCCGGCCGGCTCCTGAAAAGATCTCTTGGAATGTGCTTGACCTAAAGAAGGAGAATTACTTCTCTTGCGCCGTTGGACGAACGCAAACGAATGCTCGGTATACACTTGGCTCTTCAGATGACGTTGTTGCATTTCTGAAGGAACTAGCTGGTGCTTCTTCAAACTCTCTATTTCAGAGTACCTGA